DNA from Fervidobacterium gondwanense DSM 13020:
GAATGGGGATTTGAAGGTTTTGTGATGACAGATTGGTTTGCTGGTGACAACGCTGCTCAGCAGATAATGTCAGAAAACGATTTGCTCATGCCTGGAAACACGTACCAGATATTCAAAAATAGAAGACCCGAGATAGAAGAAATAACAGAGGCATACGAGAAGGGCGAGATAACAGATGAAATGTTAAATGAAAGGGTTAAGGCGATACTAAGAGTGTTGGTGAAAACACCTGCTTTCAAAGGTTATAAGTACAGTAACAATCCAGACCTCGAAGCACATGCAAAGGTATCCTACGAAGCTGGTAGCGAAGGTGTCGTGTTGTTGAAAAATGATAATACACTTCCAATAAACGAAACTACCAAGATTGCCCTTTTCGGCACAGGACAAATAGAAACTATCAGAGGAGGTACGGGTAGTGGTGAAACGCACCCGCAATATATGATAAGCTTCCTTGATGGACTCTTGGAAAAAGGTTTGAACGTAGATAAAGAACTTGCAGAGTTCTATCGGAACAAGATAGCTGAATTTCGCAAGACCGACTATGTAATAACTAAAGGACAGTGGGGAGAAGATATTGTTCCAAGATTGCCTCAGGACATCATTTCACAAGAGGAGATTGAAAAGATAGCTGAACGGAATGACTTGGGTATTTATATACTTACGAGAATATCAGGCGAAGGTGTCGATAGAAAGCTCGAAAAAGGTGACTTTTATCTGACTGACGATGAATTCTCAATTATTAAAAAGCTTTCCGAAACTTTTAGAAGCAAAGGTAAGAAGTTCGCTGTAGTCTTGAACATAGGCTCACCGATAGAGATTGAAAGTTGGAAATCACTGTGCGATGCGATAGTCTTGGTCTGGCAACCAGGTCAGGAAGCTGGAAGAATACTTGCTGATGTTCTTACAGGGAAGATAAACCCGTCAGGAAAATTACCAACTACGTTCCCAAAAAGGTACGAAGATGTACCTTCGAGATCTTTCCCAGGTGAACCAAGAGAAAATCCAGCTGTTGTTGTCTACGATGAAGACATATACGTTGGCTACAGGTACTACGATACATTCAGAATAGAACCGTCATATGAGTTTGGCTTTGGACTTTCATATACAAAATTCGAGTACAAAGACCTTCAAATACAGCAGGTAGGTAATAAAATATATGTTTCTTTCACGGTAGAAAACACAGGAATGTTTGCAGGAAAAGAGGTAGCACAAGTATATGTACGTGCGCCACGTGGAAAAATTGACAAACCTTACCAGGAATTGAAAGGCTTTGAAAAGACAAAAGAATTGCAACCGGGAGAGTCTCAGAGGATTTCTGTTGAAATTCAGATTTCAAACCTTGCTTCATTCGATGGAAATTGCTGGAAGGTTGAGCCTGGAAGGTACGAAATCAGGGTTGGTGCATCATCCAGAGATATCAGACTTACTGGCTATATAGAGATAATGTAATCCTTCAACGAGGGGGCATTAGAATGGCTAAATATTACTTCAACACAGATGATAGATTCGTAATTGAGGACTACAATAACTCAAAACCATTTGCAGGTTTCCTTCCTGGGATTGCTGGAAGGCATGGCATTCCATTGTGGGTGTTCTATGTAAATAGGGCGCAGTGCATCGCCTCATTTGGACTGGCGCACAAGGACAATCCAATACTGGAATTCCACCCGGCGTTCCGTTCGTATCAAACAGTCTACACGAACGGCTTCAGAACTTTTATCAAAGTACACGAAAAAAATATATTACATGAAGCTTTTGTGAAAAAGAACGAGAAAATTATCCAAAAGATGTACATCGCAAGAGAGTCACTCGAAATTGAAGAGATAAACGAAGAAATTGGTCTTAAAACTAACGTACTTTACTTTACATTGCCACAGGAGAAACTTGCAGCACTTGTTAGAAAGGTTGTAATTGAGAATATTTCAAGCGAAACTTTAAGTCTCGAAGTACTTGACGGATTGTCGATGTTGTTGCCATTTGGAATAAACGATTACGGACTTAAGCATGTGGGTAATACCCTAAAAGCTTGGATGGAAGTTTTCGAAATTGAGAATGGAATTCACATATTCAAGCTCCGTTCTACTGCGGAAGATGTAGCAACCGTTTCAGAGATAAGAGAGGGAAATTTCTACGTCTCATTTAAGATTCAAGAGAGTGAAAAAGAACAGCTGAAACCTTTAGTGGATCCAGATGTAGTATTTGGGTTTGATACCTCTTACGTTTTGCCGCAAGTATTTGCTGAGCTGAATCTTGAGCAGATAAAACGTATCAAACAAGTCATGTCAAATAGAGTTCCATGCGCATTCTCACCAGTCATAACCGTTTTGGAACCTGGTAAGAAGGTAGAAATATATACAGTAGTTGGTCATGCTCCAAATACAAATTTACTTGTTGAATATTCTGAAAAATTCTCCGATAGTAAGTATTTAGAAGAGAAGTACCGCGAGAATAGGCTGATAACGGAAGACATCGTAAGCAGAGTGTGGACAAAGACAGGCTCCAAATTATTTGACGAGTATGCAAAGCAAAACTATCTCGATAATGTACTAAGAGGTGGCTATCCAGTTATAGTTAGAAATGGTGAAAATCCTTTAGTTTATCACATATATTCAAGAAAACACGGCGATTTGGAACGCGACTACAACTACTTTGTATTGTTGCCTGAGTATTATTCTTCAGGAAACGCAAACTATCGAGATGTAAATCAAAACAGGAGAGATGATGTATTCTTCAATCCAGGAGTTGAAAGATACAACATAAGGTTTTTCATGAACCTAATACAGACAGATGGTTACAATCCTTTGGTTATAAACGGTGTAAAGTACAGAGTAGATGTGACAAAACTTGACAAGTTATTGCTAAATGATTTCTTCGAAGATGGTACTAACGTAGATGTAGTTTTAGAATTCTTGAAAAGTAATTCATTTACTCCAGGAAAGCTCTTAAAATTCATTGAAGATAAAAATATAAAGCTTAGAAAAGATTTTGAAGAATTGCTCAGATATTTAGGAAATTACATCGAAGAAGAAATCGATGCTGTACATGGTGAGGGATACTGGACCGATCACTGGACGTACAATTTGGACTTGATAGAAAGTTACCTTTCGGTATATCCGGATCACAAAGAAGAACTGCTCTTCAACGATGAAAGCTACACTTACTACGATGACACTTATTGTGTACTTCCAAGGAGCAAGAGATACGTAATTGCTGACGGTAAAGTGAGGCAGTATAAGTCTACATACGAAGACCAAGAAAAGAAAAGACTGATAGAATCCCGCGCTGAATACAAAAACGTTATGCGAAAGAATAAGGGAACTGGTGATATTTACAAAACATCCTTGATCGCTAAGTTAATAAATTTAGCTGTCGCAAAATTTGCGACACTTGATCCAAGTGGCATTGGTATTGAAATGGAAGCAGGAAAGCCAGGCTGGTATGATGCATTAAACGGATTGCCTGGATTATTCGGTTCTTCTGTTGCAGATAGCTTTGAGCTCCTTAGATTGCTTGATTTTATAATAAGAACACTGAAAGAATATCCGCATAAAACGTTGCGACTTCCAGTTGAGGTCCTTCAATTATTGAGAGATCTTGTGACACTTGTCAGAGAATACGGCAACTCAACTTCTGAAAACAGGGATTTTGACTTCTGGAATAAGATATCGATACTTAGAGAAAAGTACAGGGAAGAGACAAAGTTCGGCTTCATTGGTGATGAGAGAGAAATCTCAGCTTTGACCACTGCTGGGGAACTTGAAGCACTTGCTAACAAGCTTAGAAATGCTCTGGACAAAGCAGTTGAAGAAAATGACCACTTGATGCCTACCTACTTCTATTACGATGTTGAGAATTACGTAGTTGAAAAAGTGGGCTCTGAGGATATAGTAAAAGTCTTAAAATTTTCAAGAAAAAACATGCCGCTATTTTTGGAAGGAATTGTAAGAGGTATGAAAGTATATAAAGAGCCTGAAATTTTGAAAAGCATATATTCAAAAGTGAAATCTTCAGGTTTGTATGATAGAAAACTGAAGATGTACAAAGTGAATGCTTCTCTTGAGAATCAGAGCATAGAGATAGGTAGGGCGAAGGCATTCACACCAGGTTGGTTGGAAAATGAATCGATATGGGTACATATGGAGTACAAATACATGCTTGAGCTCTTAAGAAGTGGACTTTACGATGAATTTTTCGAGGATTTCAAAAACGTGATAATTGCATTCTTAGATCCTGCAATATACGGAAGGAGCCCACTTGAAAATTCCTCGTTTATAGCCAGTAGTGCAAATCCTGATGAGAAAGTGCACGGAACGGGCTTTGTTGCTCGACTAAGCGGTGCAACCGCAGAATTTCTAAGCATTTGGAGAATAATGATGGCAGGAAAGAATCCGTTTAAGGTTGATAATGGAAAGTTAGTCTTAGTTTTCGAACCTGTCTTACCAGGTTGGCTCTTTGATGAGAATAACAAGATATCGTTTAAATTCTTAGGAAATTGCACTGTAACGTATGTAAATCCTGATAAATTGGACACATACAAAGTAGATTATTCAAAGCAAAGAGCAACTCTGTTCCTCAATGATGGAGAAAGAATAAGTTTGAGCAGTGGACTAATTGAGGAAAAATACGCCGAAATGGTACGAAATGGAAAGGTGGATCGAATTGAAATTCTTATCGCTCAGTAGTAAGATAAATTATAGGCATATAAAGAGGTGGTTTAAGATGTTGAGAAGAAGATATATATTAATTCCTTTTGTCTTTCTCATTCTTATTTTCACAAGTTGTATAGCATCGTTAAAGGAGTTTGAGCCTATGATAAAAGACAGCAGATGGAAACTTGTTTGGTCCGATGAGTTCAGCGGTCCTAAAATCGATACTTCAAAATGGAGATTCGAGATTGGAAACAACAACGGCTGGGGAAACGGTGAGTGGCAGTACTATACTGAAGGAAAGAATGCCTGGATAGAGAATGGCATGCTCGTTATTGAAGCAAGAAACGAGACAGTGAAAGAAGGTAGTAAGACGTTCAATTACACTTCAACACGTATGAAGACAGAAGGTAATTTCTCAGTGCAGTACGGAAAGATTGAGGCGCGTATAAAATTCCCTTACGGAAAGGGTCTGTGGCCAGCGTTTTGGATGCTCGGGACTAATATAAGGTATGTCGGATGGCCCATGTGTGGAGAAATCGATATAGTCGAATTTCTTGGACACGACAAGTGGACAGCCTACGGTACGCTGCATGGACCTGGGTATCACGGAAATAGCGCTATAGGTGGCAAAATCAGGTTAGAGCCACCAAAGCCTGATTTTACAAGTGATTTCCACGTATTTGGGGTAATGTGGGATGAAGAAAAGATTGTTTGGTACGTCGATGATACCGTTTACCACATTGTCACAAAATCCGCGGTGGAGTCAAGAGGAAAGGTATGGGTCTTCGATAATGAATTCTTTATAATACTGAATATGGCTGTTGGCGGATACTGGCCTGGATATCCAACAAATGAAACAAAGTTTCCTGCAAAGATGTATGTAGATTATGTAAGAGTATATGAACTACAAAGCAATGAATAAGATAAACAGATTTGCATCGAGGTGGTACGATGGCAAATATTAGAGATGTTGCAAAAATGGCAAACGTTTCCATAGCAACGGTCTCAAGGGTTCTGAACGGCAACGAGAATGTATCTGAAGAGACCCGTAGGAAAGTGCTCAATGCTATAAAGAAACTAAATTATAGACCGACGATTTCTTTCAGAACAGCCTCTTCTGATCTGTTTAAAACTATTGGAATACTTATACCTGACATAAGAGGTTATCATTACAGTGACATTGTCATGGCAATCGAGGAATATGCGTACACAAAAGGTTTCGATATAATGCTTGCCCTTCCGAAATGGGAGGTCGACATCGAACAGCACATCCTTGATCAGTACTTCAGGCGTAAGGTCGATGGAGTTATCTTGGGAGAACTTTTTGGAAGTTACAAATTGATAGAGCGCTTCAAGAGAGGCGGTATCCCAATGGTTGTTGTTGATTTCCAGGTCGACGAGATCGATTTCGATACTGTGAACGTGGACAATGTAAGTGGTGGCTATCAAGCGATCAAGTATCTTTATGAGCACGGGCACAAGAAGATTCTTTTTATACCCGGTCCACAACAATCACCAGCAGCTGTCGATAGGGAAAAAGGTATTAGAAAATTCATTGATAAAGTCAGGGATGAAGAGATTGAGATTTTTTATGGAACACATAGAGGCTATAACTCCGAGCACGGATGGGTTAGTGTTGTTCAGCACCTGAAAGAACATGGGCTAAACTTCACAGCTATCTTCGCTGTTAATGACTGGACAGCTATCGGTGCGATAGATGCTTTAAAGGATAACGGAATTAGAGTGCCAGAAGATGTATCTATAATAGGATTTGATGATGCTCCATTTGCACAGTACACAAATCCAAGGTTGACAACTGTTATGCAACCCCGTTGGGAAATGGGGACTACTGCTGCACAGTTGTTAATAGAGAGAATAGTGGATAAGAAAGTGCGTTTGCCAAGAAATATAATTTTGCCAGCAAAGATTATCGAGAGGGAATCTGTGAAGGATATCAACAAGTGAAATCTGCAATGGTTTAAATATCATACTTATAGTTCTTTAATGTATAAAATGACGCGCAAGCTTCCTTTTTTGTGCAAATCTTCAGGAAAGCTTGCGCTTTTTTCTTAAATTATTTTTAACATTTGATAGTATAATAATAACGTTGTCCCTCTTTTGGGGATTTTATCAAACAAATCATGGGAGGTGTGGTGTATGAAGAAACTTTTTATACTGTTTTTAGTATTCGTTGTTGCTTTGGGCTTTGCAGAAGTCAAGATTCAGTTCTGGCACGCAATGGGCGGTTGGAGAATTGACTTGATTCAGGGTATGGTAAACGATTTTATGAAGGCAAACCCAGGAATCAAGGTTGAAGTGCAGTATGTTGGGAGTTATGAGGAAATATTGGCAAAGACAGTTGCATCACTACAAGCAGGTACTCCACCACATGTTGTCCAACTGAACGAAATCAGTACGAAGAAGATGATCGATAGTGGAGTTATAGTTCCAGTTGAAGATATGATTAAAAAGGATCCATCATTTGATAAAGGTAAGCTCTTACCTCAGGTGGTTAAATACTACAGCATTGGCGGAAAGCTTTATTCTATGCCTTGGAACAGCTCAACACCGTTGCTCTTCTACAACAAGACCATGTTCAAACAAGCAGGACTTGATCCAGAGAAACCACCAAGAACTTTCAGCGAAGTGATTTCCTACTCGAAGAAATTGTTAAAGAAAGACGACAAGGGAAACATAGTAAGAACTGGTATCACATGGCCACTTTATGCATGGTTCTTTGAACAATGGATGGCAGAGCAAAATAAGTTGCTTGTTGACAACAACAACGGAAGAACAGGCAACCCAACAAAGGTAGTCTTCAATAACGAAGCTGGCTTGAAGATTATGGAATTTTGGAACACATTGACAAAAGAAGGTTTAATGATTAACACAAAGAAAGGGGACTGGACAGCTGCAAGACAGCTCTTCATATCTCAAACGGTCGGAATGATAATTACGTCAACATCAGATGTTGCATTGCTTGTTTCAGAAGCGGCGAAGCAAGGCTTCGAAATTGGTGCGGCTTACATTCCTATACCAGACGGAGTACAGCGAGCTGGTGTTATAATAGGTGGAGGAAGCCTGTGGCTAATTAAGCAGAAGAACCAAGCCGAGATAGATGCGGCATGGAAATTGATTAAGTATCTTGCCGATGTTGATCCACAAATCGCATGGCATAAGGGAACTGGGTACTTCCCAGTAAGACTTGATGCGAAAGAAAAGCTTGAGAAAGAAGGCTACTACAAGGAAAATCCACTCCACTATATCGCCATTAAACAGTTGTTAGATACAATTCCTTCATACGCAACAATGGGTGCGGTTGTTGGTGCTTTCCCAGAAATAAGGTCAGCGATCGATAATGCCGTTGAGAAAATGCTAAATGGACAGCTAACGCCAAAGCAAGCTTTGGAGGAAGCAGAAAGAGAAGCAAATAAAGCTATAAAACAATACTTTTAATGGATTCAATCAAAAAGAAGGGCTGGCGTTGCAGCCAGCCTTTTTTGAATTCTTATGTTCAGGAGGGTGCTAGAAGTGAGAAAGTTGTTACCTTACATCTTTATACTTCCAACATTTATCATAATTTCACTCTTTATATATTATCCAGCAATAAATTCATTTTATCTAAGTTTTTTTAAAGTGTCTGTCTTTGGCAATAGGAAGATGTTTGTTGGATTAGAGAATTATATAGAATTATTTTCAGACGAGAAGTTCGTTAAATCATTCACTTTTACGATTGTCTTCACAATAATTACGGTAATTGTCTCTATTTTTATAGCATTTTTTGTGGCGTTGCTGCTTAATCAAAGAGTTCCCGGCGTTAGGTTATTCAGGACTTTGATATTCGCTCCTTATGCTGTCTCAACAGCCGTGGCAGGAGCGCTCTGGGGATTTTTACTGAACCCAGTTGTTGGGCACGTTAACTATATTATGACAAGGTTATTCGGAATACAAGTGAACTGGTTAGTTACCGCACCATACGCTGCATACGCTGTAATAATTGCTGCAATTTGGAAAACATTGCCATTTAACATAATATTCTACATTGCAGGTTTGCAAAGTATTCCTGATGAGCTTGTTGAAGCAACTAAGCTCGATGGTGCAACTACTTGGACAAGAATGTGGAGGTTGTATTTTCCCTTACTTTCACCTATTACATATTACCTTGTGATTATGAGTATAATAAGCGCTATGTTCCAGTCGTTTGCTATTATCGATGTTATGACACGCGGTGGTCCCGGTGATTATACAACGAACATCATTTACAGGATCTACCTTGACGATTTTAGATTCTCAAAAACAGGACCGGCAGCTGCGGAAAGCGTCATATTGTTTGCCATAATGATCATAGTCACTCTAATATACTTTAAAGTTGGACGTAAGAGCGTTCATTATCAGTAAAAGGCGGTGGGAGTTATGAAGAAGAGTACTCGAAAGATTGTAAATACCGTTTTTGTAGAGATAGCCCTGATAATATTTTCAATAATCATGTTTGCACCTATATTCTTAGCGTTGACTATGAGTATTCAATCTTCAGAATTCGTTTTTGCTTACCCGCCTAAGATTTTGCCACGTGGGTTCAACATAGAAAATTACATACAAGCTTTTAAAATAGTGCCTTTTGGAAGGATGATGTGGAACAGCTTTGTAGTAGCGTCTTTAATAACACTTGGGAAGCTTTTCACTGGTATCCTTGCAGGTTATGCGTACGCAAATTTCAAATTCAAGGGTGATTCGTTAACGTTTGGTTTGATATTTTCAACTTTATATATCCCAGCGGAAATATTGTTAATTATCCCTCTGTTCCAAGTCGTTAGCAAACTTGGATGGGTTAACACATACCAAGCGATGATTGTACCATTCATCGCAAGTGCAACGAATGTGTTTTTGTTCCAACAACACTTTAAGACTATTCCAAGAGATTTCGAAGATGCCGCGAGGATAGACGGGGCAAGTGCTATGCAATATCTTACAAAGATAGTTCTTCCGCTTTCTCGCCCAGTTATAGGGGGGGCGGCTATAATTAATTTTACATACGCTTGGAACATGTATTTGTGGCCTATGATTGTGGCAATGCGTGATGACATGAAGACTGTGCAAGTGGCGATAAATATGATAATCAATGCTGAGTCTTCAAATAACTGGGGAATAATTATGGCAGCGACAATTATTGCTTTGGCACCAACACTTCTGTTATTCTTCTTACTCCAAGATTTGTTTGTCAAATCACTCGTTGGAAGCGGATTGAAAGGTTGATATATCCAAGGAAAAATGGGGCGTGCGCCCCACTTTGTTTTTATGTTTTTATTTTTCTGGCCTATCGAACTTTATGGCTTTAATATCAACTTTGTATCTATGCCCGTCTACGTCGATGTAATACGTCAAGATGAATTTGTTATCCGGCAAGTTTTGTAAATACGTAGCGTCCACTGTTTCCCAGAACATGTTTTCTGCAATGATTTGAGCTTTTTCTTGTCTAATTGATTCGTTTAGTGTTTCTCGCTGAGCGGGGATTGTAGTGGCTATTATTGTCAATAATAACATCAGTACAAGCATTGCATATAGTATTTCCGTGTAGACCATAACCTATCCCCATACCCCCTTACTCGTGTTCATCATCAACTTTTAAGAAATTCGGCAATACCTCTTGTAGCCGTCTTACCTGCCCCCATGGCTAAGATTACAGTCGCAGAACCTGTTACGATATCTCCTCCCGCAAAGACCTTTGGTATGCTCGTCTGCCCCATTTCATTTGTTACAATGTATCCGTACTTGTTAGTTTTCAAATCCGGAAATTGGTTTAGGAGGAATTTATTCGCCTCAGTTCCGATAGCTTCTATAACTGTATCAGCTTCGATAACGAAATTGCTGTTCGGAATGATAACCGGTTTTCTTCTCCCGCTTTCATCCGGCTCGCTCAGTTGCATCCTTACACATTCAATTGCGACTAAATTCCCATGCGCGTCACCTATGTATGTAACCGGTGTTGATAAGTACATGAACTCAATGCCCTCTTCTTTGGCATGCGCTATTTCGGCTTTACGAGCCGGCATCTCCGATTCGGTTCTCCGGTACACTACCGTTACATGTGCCCCCAACCTTAAAGCGCTGCGTGCAGCATCCATCGCAGTGTTACCTCCCCCGACAACGACAACTCTTTTTCCAATCCTGATAGGTGTATCGTATTCAGGAAACTTGTATGCGCGCATGAGGTTTACTCGAGTCAGGAATTCGTTGGCAGAGTAGACTCCATTCAGCTCGCTTCCTGGAATTCCCATGAATTTCGGAGTACCCGCACCGACGCCTACAAAGAGTGCATCGTATTTTTCAAGTAATTCCTTTGGCGAGATTGCGTAACCTACTGGTATGTTCTTTATAAAATTTACTCCAAGAGCCTCTAAATGTGAAATCTCTTTGCCAACAATCTTTTTTGGCAACCTGAACTCAGGTATTCCATATACGAGAACCCCTCCAAATTCATGTAGCGCTTCGTATATATCAACACTGATTCCAAGCTTTCCAAGTTCTGAGGCTACCGTAAGACCAGCAGGACCAGAGCCTATGACAGCAACCTTCTTATCTACGTAATCTTTTTGTGCGTTTGATGTGTTAGAAGACTCTTCGTCGGTCAAATTGTTCACATTATTCTCTCTTGCCCAGTCTGCAACAAATCTTTCGAGCGCACCGATATTTATAGGTTTTCCAATTTTGTTGAGAACACAAACCCCCTCACACTGTATTTCTTGTGGGCAAACCCTTCCGCAGATAGCAGGGAGGTAATTATATGATTTTAGTATTTTAAAAGATCTATCTAAATTACCTTTAACGATTTCTCTTATGAAACCCGGTATATCTATGCCAACTGGGCAACCTGATATACAAGTTGGTACTTTACACTGTAAGCACCTTTTCGCCTCTTCCTGTGCCATCTCGTATGTGTAACCCAAAGATACTTCTGAAAAAGTGTGGTGCCTTTCTTCTGGTTCTAATTCCCTGACTTCTATTCTGTCTTTTACAGCCACGAGATATCACCAACCTGCTTAATGAAACTTTCCAAAGCCAATGTTTCTTGTTCTCTATACTGACTGAGTCTTTTGATAAAACTTTCCCAATCCACATATCGGCCATCAAATTCGGGTCCATCGACACAAACGTACTGTATTTCACTTTCTCCGTCTTTCTTTATAACCGTCCTGCAGCCTCCGCACATTCCTGTGCCATCTATCATAATCGAATTAAGTGATACCCACACAGGTGTATCAAATTCCTTTGCTACCAAACTTGCATATTTCATCATAACTGCAGGTCCTATCGCCCAAATAACGTCGAATTTCTCACTTCTAAGCTTGTCTTTCATAACATCTACAACGCTTCCTTTTTTGCCATAACTTCCATCGTCCGTGCAAGTTGTTAAGTCATCTGCGAAGGTAAATTCATCCTTTAGGATTAGTTCATCTACTGTCTTCGCACCTATTATTACATTTACTCTGTTATTAAAACTTTTCAAAGCCTTAGCTATTGGGAAAATTGCAGCTATACCAATACCACCGCCGATGATTAAAGTATTTCCATAGTACTTTATCTCACTTGGCTTGCCCAGAGGACCAACTACATCGTGCAGTACATCACCTTTATTTTTCATACACAATTCAAGAGTAGATTTACCTATGGCTTTTACAACTATCCTGAAC
Protein-coding regions in this window:
- the gltA gene encoding NADPH-dependent glutamate synthase translates to MAVKDRIEVRELEPEERHHTFSEVSLGYTYEMAQEEAKRCLQCKVPTCISGCPVGIDIPGFIREIVKGNLDRSFKILKSYNYLPAICGRVCPQEIQCEGVCVLNKIGKPINIGALERFVADWARENNVNNLTDEESSNTSNAQKDYVDKKVAVIGSGPAGLTVASELGKLGISVDIYEALHEFGGVLVYGIPEFRLPKKIVGKEISHLEALGVNFIKNIPVGYAISPKELLEKYDALFVGVGAGTPKFMGIPGSELNGVYSANEFLTRVNLMRAYKFPEYDTPIRIGKRVVVVGGGNTAMDAARSALRLGAHVTVVYRRTESEMPARKAEIAHAKEEGIEFMYLSTPVTYIGDAHGNLVAIECVRMQLSEPDESGRRKPVIIPNSNFVIEADTVIEAIGTEANKFLLNQFPDLKTNKYGYIVTNEMGQTSIPKVFAGGDIVTGSATVILAMGAGKTATRGIAEFLKS
- a CDS encoding carbohydrate ABC transporter permease produces the protein MKKSTRKIVNTVFVEIALIIFSIIMFAPIFLALTMSIQSSEFVFAYPPKILPRGFNIENYIQAFKIVPFGRMMWNSFVVASLITLGKLFTGILAGYAYANFKFKGDSLTFGLIFSTLYIPAEILLIIPLFQVVSKLGWVNTYQAMIVPFIASATNVFLFQQHFKTIPRDFEDAARIDGASAMQYLTKIVLPLSRPVIGGAAIINFTYAWNMYLWPMIVAMRDDMKTVQVAINMIINAESSNNWGIIMAATIIALAPTLLLFFLLQDLFVKSLVGSGLKG
- a CDS encoding sulfide/dihydroorotate dehydrogenase-like FAD/NAD-binding protein, yielding MMENPINEIVEKKRLCKGVYEFWINNEFVAKHAKPGQFVIVRNTEKGERIPLTIADVSGKQFRIVVKAIGKSTLELCMKNKGDVLHDVVGPLGKPSEIKYYGNTLIIGGGIGIAAIFPIAKALKSFNNRVNVIIGAKTVDELILKDEFTFADDLTTCTDDGSYGKKGSVVDVMKDKLRSEKFDVIWAIGPAVMMKYASLVAKEFDTPVWVSLNSIMIDGTGMCGGCRTVIKKDGESEIQYVCVDGPEFDGRYVDWESFIKRLSQYREQETLALESFIKQVGDISWL